Proteins co-encoded in one Brassica oleracea var. oleracea cultivar TO1000 chromosome C4, BOL, whole genome shotgun sequence genomic window:
- the LOC106338810 gene encoding uncharacterized protein LOC106338810: protein MDERQEFGRLIPRQIVAMLLSIFAIYKGHDLKSDPNRGTKTGRVASEFNTLANICFTLVVARITTTSVVMERIRRTREDCDAHLLLGSVLLLLSLALSAYLRCC, encoded by the coding sequence ATGGATGAACGTCAAGAGTTTGGTCGTTTAATCCCTCGTCAAATCGTTGCAATGCTGCTCTCCATTTTCGCCATCTACAAAGGACACGACCTGAAATCAGATCCGAACCGTGGAACAAAGACGGGACGCGTTGCATCGGAGTTCAACACGTTAGCGAATATCTGTTTCACGCTGGTGGTCGCCAGAATCACTACAACGTCGGTGGTGATGGAGCGCATACGAAGAACAAGAGAGGATTGCGACGCACACCTTTTGCTTGGCTCCGTCTTACTCTTGCTCTCCCTCGCCCTCTCCGCGTATCTTCGCTGCTGCTGA
- the LOC106340687 gene encoding U-box domain-containing protein 40: MEIQRPVIKLMVLHSNHDKSDNLSRREFLPGKSKWRISLSRSPSSSSSSKSNNTSPSKTEIPTEFLCPISGYLMADPVIVSSGHSYERACVIASKTLGFTPSPLLPNSPPDFSTVIPNLALKSAILSWCDRRSFPPPKPLDNAAAEKLVFSLMEKTHHRPTSRKVSISEKELIQAIKDKPSVRLDHAATELDRRPNYFNSSSDESVASSSRTLQLATRPSCFSSPSSAEIESLEPNPSPEEEALLVKLKSNRISEIEEALISIRRVTRLDEGSRISLCTARLISSLRSLIVSRYATVQVNATAVLVNLSLVKSNKVKIVRSGIVPPLIDVLKCGSSEAQEHSVGAVFSLALEDENKTAIGVLGALEPLLHLIRVGTELTRHDSALALYHLSLVQSNRGKLVKLGAVQVLLSMARLGQTMNRVLLILCNMASCPVSRPALLDSGAVECMVGILRGPREVTESTRESCVAVLYGLSHDGGLRFKGLAMAANAVEELTKVERSGRERAKQKAKRVLEVMRAKMEDDSSPENEEIDWEELLNSGSVTRSQHRLGGDGE, encoded by the coding sequence ATGGAGATTCAACGACCAGTCATCAAGCTCATGGTTCTCCACTCAAACCACGACAAAAGCGACAACCTTTCCCGACGAGAATTTCTCCCCGGTAAATCCAAATGGAGAATCTCTTTATCCCGATCTCCATCTTCTTCCTCTTCTTCAAAATCCAACAACACTTCGCCGTCGAAAACAGAGATTCCGACAGAATTCCTCTGTCCGATCTCTGGTTACTTAATGGCAGACCCAGTTATCGTCTCCTCCGGTCACTCGTACGAACGAGCTTGCGTCATCGCTTCTAAAACCCTAGGGTTCACTCCAAGCCCCTTACTCCCAAACTCGCCGCCGGATTTCTCCACCGTCATACCCAACCTCGCCTTGAAATCCGCGATTCTAAGCTGGTGCGACCGCCGGAGTTTCCCGCCGCCGAAGCCGCTCGATAACGCCGCCGCGGAGAAGCTCGTTTTCTCGTTGATGGAGAAAACTCATCACAGGCCGACGAGCCGGAAGGTTTCGATATCGGAGAAGGAGCTAATCCAAGCGATAAAGGACAAACCTTCGGTGAGACTCGACCACGCCGCGACGGAGCTTGACCGGAGACCTAACTACTTCAACTCGAGCTCCGACGAGTCGGTAGCCTCCTCGAGCCGAACGCTGCAGCTAGCGACTAGACCTAGCTGCTTCTCCTCGCCTTCGTCTGCAGAAATAGAGTCCCTAGAACCAAACCCTAGCCCGGAGGAAGAAGCCTTACTCGTGAAGCTAAAGAGCAATCGAATCTCGGAGATTGAAGAGGCTTTGATCTCGATCAGACGCGTCACGAGGCTCGACGAAGGTTCTAGAATCAGTCTCTGTACTGCGAGGCTAATCTCTTCGCTTAGGTCACTCATCGTTTCTAGATACGCAACGGTTCAGGTGAACGCCACTGCGGTTCTTGTGAATCTCTCTTTGGTGAAATCTAACAAAGTGAAGATCGTACGGTCAGGAATCGTTCCGCCGTTGATCGACGTTCTCAAATGCGGCTCGTCGGAAGCGCAGGAGCACTCCGTCGGAGCCGTTTTCAGTTTGGCTCTGGAAGACGAGAACAAGACGGCGATCGGAGTGCTCGGAGCGTTGGAGCCGCTGCTTCATCTTATCCGAGTCGGGACTGAGTTGACTCGGCACGACTCGGCGCTTGCTCTGTATCATCTGTCTCTCGTGCAGAGCAACAGAGGGAAGCTCGTGAAGCTCGGAGCTGTTCAGGTGCTTCTGAGCATGGCGAGGTTAGGACAGACGATGAATAGGGTTCTGCTGATTCTCTGTAACATGGCTTCGTGTCCCGTGAGTCGACCCGCTTTGCTTGACTCGGGAGCTGTGGAGTGTATGGTTGGGATTCTGAGAGGGCCGAGGGAGGTCACTGAGTCGACTCGGGAGAGCTGTGTTGCGGTTTTGTATGGACTGAGTCACGACGGAGGGTTGAGGTTTAAAGGTTTGGCTATGGCGGCGAACGCGGTGGAGGAGCTGACGAAGGTGGAGAGGAGTGGGAGGGAGAGAGCGAAGCAGAAGGCGAAGAGGGTTTTGGAAGTGATGAGAGCTAAAATGGAAGATGATTCTTCGCCGGAGAATGAGGAGATTGATTGGGAAGAGCTGTTAAACTCCGGTAGTGTAACTCGGAGCCAGCATCGACTCGGTGGCGACGGTGAGTAG